The following DNA comes from bacterium.
CGCCGCGGCGTCCGCGTCGTCCTGGGCGGCATCCACCCCACCGCCTGCCCGGACGAGGCCGCGCAGCACGCCGACGCCGTCGTCGTGCGCGAGGCCGAGAACGTCTGGCCGGCGGTGCTCGCCGACGCCAAGGCCGGCGCGCTCCGCCCGCGCTACACGCCCGAGCTGCCCGAGCTGGCCGGACGCCCGTTCGCGCGCCGCGACCTCTTCCGCTCGCGCCGCTACATCCCGTTCGACGTGGTGCAGACGATGCGCGGCTGCCCCTACCCCTGCGAGTTCTGCAGCGTCTCGACCGCCAACGGCACCAGCATGCGCTTCCGCCCCGCCGACGACGTCCTCGCCGAGCTCGCCACCGTCGGCCGCCGCGTCATGTTCGGCGACGACAACGTGATGATCCATCGCGCCTACGCGAAGGACCTCTTCACGCGCATGATCCCGATGCGAAAGCACTGGATCGGGCAGTGCTCGCTCGCCGCCGTGAAGCGCCTCGAGAACGTCAAGCTCATGGCCGAGAGCGGCTGCAAGGCGCTCTTCGTCGGCTTCGAGAGCATCGACGAGGCGACGACGCGCGCCGCGGGCAAGAAGCAGAACCAGCCCGCGCAGTACCGCGAGGTGATCGAGATGCTGCACGAGCACGGCATCTCGGTGTGGGGCAGCTTCGTCTTCGGCTTCGACACCGACGACCCCGAGGTCTTCGACCGCACCGTCGAGTTCGCCATCGAGACCCGCCTCACCATGGCGACGTTCGCCATGCTGTGCCCCTACCCCGGCACCGCCCTCTACCGCCGCCTCGCCGCCGAGGGCCGCCTCACCGATCCCGCCTGGTGGCTGCGCCCCGATCACGAGGACAGCGGCCCGCACTACAAGCCGCTCCACCTGACGCCGCAGCAGCTCCGCGACGGCTGGGTGCGCGCCTGGGACCGCTTCTACTCCTGGCAGTCGATCTGGCGTCGCTGGACGGTGCGCGACCGCTCGAGCTGGATCCAGCGCATCGGCTTCTGGCCGCTGAACGCGCAGCAGCACTGGATGGCGAAGAGGAAGGTGCAGCGCTTCGGGCCGGGCGCGCCGCCGCCGGCGGCGCCGGACCCGCTCGCGCTGTCCTGCTGAACGCCGTCACGGCGGCGCCACGGAACCCGCTGCGGGGTGCTTCGCGCCCCGTGAAGCACCCCCGATGGCCGCGATCCCTACTCACCCATCCAGGACGGTAAACCCGAGCGCGCGAGCGGCGCCGGCGAGGCGATCGTCATATGTCGCCAGGGTGACGTCGTCGCCGCGCTCGCGAAGGAACACCATCGACGCGAGGTGAAGTGCGTCGAGCGTACGGACCGGATGGCGGAACGGCTCGAGCGCACGCGCCAGCACCAGAGGATTCAGCTCGAGCAGCGCCACGACACCGAGCAGCTCCCGCGCTGCTTCCCGATGGCTCATCGCAAGGCCTCGCGCGTTGATCCTGACCCAGAGCTCGTACTCGAGCAGGCGGCTCGCAACGAGCCGCTGCTGCCAGAGCTCCGCGTTCGGCCGACGCCCTTCGCCGAGCAGGTGTGCCAATGCCACGGAGGTGTCGAGGTAGGTCATCGCTCACCCCGGTCCACCGCGAGCTCGGCGACGAGGACCTCCGTCGGCGCAACCGGAAGGCACGGCGGAACCGTACCCGGCGGACTCAACGGAGGGCGAAGCACCCCCTCACGCACGAGGGCGGCGAGCTGCGCGTCGGCCAGCCACTCGGCGCGTCCCGGCCGCGGCGGTACGAGCTCGGCCACGATCCGGTCGCGGTCGGTCACGAGGACCGTCTCGCCCCGCGCGGCGAGACGCACGTATTCGCTCAACCGGTTCTTGAGGGTCTTCAAGCCGACGGCCCGCATCCCTCCGAAGTAGCCTCCAGAGGCCTCTTGAACAAGCTCGCTCGGCCGGACGGCTCGGGCCAGGGCGCTTGCTTCGGGCAATCATTGGCGGACTTCGGGCGCGGCGCCGACGGCTTCGACGGCGAAATGCTGGGCTCGCCGGGGCGGGCCCACATCCCCGGCGGCCTGTGGTGTGAGAGCCTGCCGGGAGCCGCCGCCACAGTCGCACGTAGCGGCGACCGAGAACACTTCGAGGCTGTCGAGCAAATCGCTGCTTCTTCAGCGTGTGAGTTCCAGCTCATGCAGCTACGTGCAGCTGTGCTCGAGCGTCTTGGTACCGACAAGGGCTCCCAGAACGGCCAGGCCGAGCGCCACCTACTTCCTTCCGCACCGACACGCTTCGCCCCGCCCCCCAGGGCTCACACGACCCTCCGATGAGGAGATCGCATGCATCCCCGCAGCGCCCGGTCCGCTGGAGCCTGCGCGGGACCGCACAGGGCCCGTCCGGGTTTGTCCCCCACCGGCCTTTCCGGTAGGGACCCCCGCCCATGGAGTGGGTGTCCCAGGCCGTCGACATCGCGCTGCACCTCGACCGCTACCTCGGCGAATGGGCGCAGATGCTCGGGCCGTGGCTCTACGTGGTGCTGTTCCTGGTCGTCTTCGCCGAGACCGGGCTCGTGGTGACGCCCTTCCTCCCTGGCGACTCGCTGCTCTTCGCGATCGGCGCCATCTGCTCGCTGCCGGACACGGGGCTGAACGTCTGGCTCATGATCGCGGTGCTGCTCGTCGCCGCCATCCTCGGCGACGCGGTCAACTACTCCATAGGGCACCTCTTCGGGCCGAAGGTCTTCGCGCGCGAGGACTCGTGGCTGCTCAACAAGAAGCACCTGATCCGCACGCAGGAGTTCTACGAGCGGCACGGCGGCAAGACGATCTTCCTCGCTCGCTTCGTGCCGATCGTGCGCACGTTCGCGCCCTTCATCGCCGGCATCGGGCGCATGTCGTACGCGCGCTTCGCGATGTGGAACGTCACCGGCGGCATCGTCTGGGTGACGAGCCTCACGCTGGCGGGCTACTTCTTCGGCACCATCCCGATCATCCAGCGCAACTTCGAGACCGTGATCCTGGCGATCATCTTCCTCTCCATCCTGCCGATGATCGTCGAGTACGTCCGGGCCCGGCGCGAGCCGGCCTGAGGGCGCCGCCGCCCGGGCCTTGCGTCCGCGGGACGGCCTTCGTAACACCGGCGGGTGCCCGAGGGCCTCATGGCGATCTACCGGGAGCCGCTGTTCTGGCTGTTCCCGGTCGCGACCACGCTGATCAGCTGGGCCGCGTTCGCGCTGTTCGCGGGCGCGCTGACCCTCGTCGCCGCGCGCGATCCGGCGTCGCTGCGCCGCTTCCGCATCCAGTCGCGGCCGCCGCGCTCGCAGCAGCTGGTCGGGCCGTCGGTGCGGGCGTGGCTCGTGAACGACGCGCTCATGCTGCTCGCCGTGGTGGCGTCGTGGCCGCTCCTGCGGCTGTCCGGCATCCACGCGGGGCCGCTGCCGCCCTGGTGGGTGATCGCGCTCCAGCTGGTCTTCTTCGTCTACCTCGACGACCTCCTCTACTACGGCTTCCACCGCGCCATGCACGGCCGCTGGCTCTACAAGCGGGTCCACGGCCGGCACCACACGATCGTCACGCCGTGGGCGATCACCGGGCACTACATGCACCCGATCGAGTACCTCGGCACCGCCATGGTCGCGCTGGTGGGGCCGATGCTCGTCGGCGCGCACGTCGTCACCGTCTGGCTGTGGTTCGTCTTCCGCCAGTGGGAGGCGGCCGAGGGCCACGGCGGCTACGAGTTCCCCTGGACGCCGACGCATCTCCTCCCGGGGAACGACGGCGCCGTGCACCACGACGTCCACCACGCCCGCGTGCGGGGCAACTACGCCGGCTTCCTCCCCGTCTGGGATCGGGTCTTCGGCACCACCGCGCGCGGCTACGCCGACGACCTGGCCCGCCGGCACGCGCCCCGCACCGCGGCCTGAACCGAGCCAAGGAGGCATCCATGTCCGACCGCGTCCGCGTGACGATCGACGCCGGCGTCGCCGACGTCCGCCTCGCCCGCCCCGAGAAGATGAACGCCCTCGATGCCGCGATGTTCGCGGGCCTGGTCGAGGTGGGGAAGCAGCTCTGTACCGACACCGCCGTGCGGGCCGTCGTCCTCTCCGGCGAGGGCCGCGGCTTCTGCGCCGGGCTCGACTTCATGAGCTTCATGGCGATGGGAGGCGGCGGCGAGTCGAAAGGCCCCGGCCTGTTCGCGCGCGAGCACGGCACCATCGCCAATGCGGCGCAGCGGGCGGCGTGGGTCTGGACCGAGGTCCCGGTGCCGGTCATCGCCGCCGTGCACGGCGTCGCCTTCGGCGGCGGCCTGCAGATCGCGCTCGGCGCCGACATCCGCCTGGTCGCGCCCGACGCGAAGCTCTCGGTCATGGAGATCAAGTGGGGCCTCGTGCCCGACATGTCGGGCACGCAGACGCTGCGCCACCTGGTGCGCCTCGACGTCGCCAAGGAGCTGACCTTCACCGGCCGCATCGTCTCCGGCACCGAGGCGGTCGCGCTCGGGCTGGCGACGCGCGTCGCCGACGACCCGCACGCCGAGGCGCTGGCGATGGCGCGCGAGATCGCGAGCAAGTCGCCGCACGCGATCCGCTCGGCGAAGCGTCTCCTCGACGCGAGCGTGACGTCCGACCCGGGCGCCGGCCTGCAGATGGAGGAGCGGCTGCAGGCCGCGCTCATCGGCTCGCCGAACCAGCTCGAAGCCGTGCAGGCGAACCTCGAGAAGCGGCCGCCGCGCTTCACCGATCCGAGCTGAGGCGGTTCACTCGAGGTAGCCGAGCGCGCGCAGCCGCTCGGCCACCTGCGGATCGCCCCCCGCGCGCACCGGCGACGCCTGCAGCGTCGACTCCTGCCAGAACGCCAACGCATCGACGAGCGCGCTCCCATCGGCGGAGCGATCGACCCGCTCCGCGGGATCGCTCGGCAGGTGGAACAGCTCGGCGCCGTCCCCGTTCGCGAACCGGATCAGCTTCCACTCCGGGGTGCGCGCCGCGACCAGGGCGGCCCCAGTGCCGTCCGCGCGGCGGCCGAATCGGGTCTCGGCGAAGGCGATGCCGGGCTCCGCGTCGGGCGGATTCAGGAGATCGTGGC
Coding sequences within:
- a CDS encoding radical SAM protein is translated as MQIELIASASIAAAPMPRLGLGILAALTPPEDEVIYTDEVVRPFDLERDLKDVDLVGISVDSKTAARSYAIADAYRRRGVRVVLGGIHPTACPDEAAQHADAVVVREAENVWPAVLADAKAGALRPRYTPELPELAGRPFARRDLFRSRRYIPFDVVQTMRGCPYPCEFCSVSTANGTSMRFRPADDVLAELATVGRRVMFGDDNVMIHRAYAKDLFTRMIPMRKHWIGQCSLAAVKRLENVKLMAESGCKALFVGFESIDEATTRAAGKKQNQPAQYREVIEMLHEHGISVWGSFVFGFDTDDPEVFDRTVEFAIETRLTMATFAMLCPYPGTALYRRLAAEGRLTDPAWWLRPDHEDSGPHYKPLHLTPQQLRDGWVRAWDRFYSWQSIWRRWTVRDRSSWIQRIGFWPLNAQQHWMAKRKVQRFGPGAPPPAAPDPLALSC
- a CDS encoding PIN domain-containing protein, which codes for MTYLDTSVALAHLLGEGRRPNAELWQQRLVASRLLEYELWVRINARGLAMSHREAARELLGVVALLELNPLVLARALEPFRHPVRTLDALHLASMVFLRERGDDVTLATYDDRLAGAARALGFTVLDG
- a CDS encoding type II toxin-antitoxin system prevent-host-death family antitoxin, producing the protein MRAVGLKTLKNRLSEYVRLAARGETVLVTDRDRIVAELVPPRPGRAEWLADAQLAALVREGVLRPPLSPPGTVPPCLPVAPTEVLVAELAVDRGER
- a CDS encoding DedA family protein translates to MEWVSQAVDIALHLDRYLGEWAQMLGPWLYVVLFLVVFAETGLVVTPFLPGDSLLFAIGAICSLPDTGLNVWLMIAVLLVAAILGDAVNYSIGHLFGPKVFAREDSWLLNKKHLIRTQEFYERHGGKTIFLARFVPIVRTFAPFIAGIGRMSYARFAMWNVTGGIVWVTSLTLAGYFFGTIPIIQRNFETVILAIIFLSILPMIVEYVRARREPA
- a CDS encoding sterol desaturase family protein; amino-acid sequence: MPEGLMAIYREPLFWLFPVATTLISWAAFALFAGALTLVAARDPASLRRFRIQSRPPRSQQLVGPSVRAWLVNDALMLLAVVASWPLLRLSGIHAGPLPPWWVIALQLVFFVYLDDLLYYGFHRAMHGRWLYKRVHGRHHTIVTPWAITGHYMHPIEYLGTAMVALVGPMLVGAHVVTVWLWFVFRQWEAAEGHGGYEFPWTPTHLLPGNDGAVHHDVHHARVRGNYAGFLPVWDRVFGTTARGYADDLARRHAPRTAA
- a CDS encoding crotonase/enoyl-CoA hydratase family protein, with product MSDRVRVTIDAGVADVRLARPEKMNALDAAMFAGLVEVGKQLCTDTAVRAVVLSGEGRGFCAGLDFMSFMAMGGGGESKGPGLFAREHGTIANAAQRAAWVWTEVPVPVIAAVHGVAFGGGLQIALGADIRLVAPDAKLSVMEIKWGLVPDMSGTQTLRHLVRLDVAKELTFTGRIVSGTEAVALGLATRVADDPHAEALAMAREIASKSPHAIRSAKRLLDASVTSDPGAGLQMEERLQAALIGSPNQLEAVQANLEKRPPRFTDPS